Proteins from a genomic interval of Sphingobacterium lactis:
- the smpB gene encoding SsrA-binding protein SmpB: protein MAISASVNIKNKQASFEYHLLDKYVAGIALLGTEIKSIRQGKANINDSFCAFFEDGLYIRNMHIAEYSFGSFYNHEAKRDRKLLLTKREMKKLREKGEEKGYTIVPLRIFISERGFAKVEIALAQGKKDFDKRDSIKERETKRELDRAMKR from the coding sequence ATGGCTATTTCTGCATCGGTAAACATAAAAAACAAACAGGCTTCCTTTGAATATCACCTACTTGACAAATATGTCGCAGGGATTGCACTTCTGGGAACCGAGATTAAATCCATCAGACAGGGAAAGGCCAACATCAACGATAGCTTCTGTGCATTCTTCGAGGACGGACTTTATATCCGGAATATGCACATTGCGGAATACTCCTTTGGATCGTTCTATAATCACGAAGCAAAAAGAGACCGAAAACTGCTTTTGACAAAGCGTGAGATGAAGAAATTACGCGAGAAAGGGGAAGAAAAGGGCTATACGATCGTGCCTTTGCGGATCTTTATATCCGAGCGCGGATTTGCCAAGGTCGAGATTGCCCTGGCGCAGGGTAAGAAGGATTTTGATAAGCGCGACAGTATCAAGGAAAGAGAGACCAAAAGGGAATTGGATCGTGCTATGAAACGCTAA
- the spt gene encoding serine palmitoyltransferase produces MSKGKLNERTSRFLNGELGDIKSKNLYAYFRPIQSKQDTEVIIDGKRVLMFGSNSYLGLTTDVRIIEAAQDALAKYGTGCAGSRFLNGTLDIHVELEEKLADYVGKDAAILFSTGFQSNLGPLSCLTGRHDYILLDERDHASIIDGSRLSFSKVIKYAHNNMDDLRDKMSRLPEESFKLIATDGIFSMEGDIVKLPELVQVANEYDAAILCDDAHSLGVIGEKGAGTASHFGLTEDVDLIMGTFSKSLASLGGFVAADTDTIEFLKHRARSLMFSASMTPASVASTLKALEIIQTEPEHIEKLWANTNYAKKLLLDNGFDLGATESPILPVFVRNNEKTYVVTKMLQDDGVFVNPVVAPAVPAEESLIRFSLMATHTFDQIDEAVDKMAKVFKALEVESFIS; encoded by the coding sequence ATGAGCAAGGGAAAATTAAACGAAAGAACTTCGCGGTTTTTAAATGGCGAGTTAGGAGATATCAAGTCGAAAAACTTATATGCTTATTTTAGACCGATTCAATCCAAGCAAGACACCGAAGTTATTATCGATGGCAAGCGTGTGTTGATGTTTGGATCCAACTCATATTTAGGGTTGACAACCGATGTTCGTATTATCGAGGCCGCACAGGATGCGCTGGCTAAATATGGAACAGGTTGTGCGGGTTCACGTTTCTTGAATGGTACCTTGGATATTCACGTGGAATTGGAAGAAAAATTAGCCGACTACGTGGGTAAGGATGCTGCCATACTGTTCAGTACAGGTTTCCAATCGAACCTGGGTCCATTGTCCTGTTTGACAGGTCGCCATGACTATATCCTTTTGGATGAACGCGATCATGCTTCCATTATCGATGGTAGCCGTCTGTCGTTCTCCAAAGTTATCAAATATGCGCACAACAACATGGATGATTTGCGCGACAAGATGTCCCGTCTTCCTGAGGAAAGCTTTAAGCTGATCGCAACGGACGGTATCTTCTCCATGGAAGGCGATATTGTAAAATTACCGGAATTGGTGCAGGTAGCGAATGAGTATGATGCGGCCATCCTTTGTGATGATGCGCACAGCTTAGGTGTTATCGGTGAAAAGGGTGCCGGAACAGCGAGTCACTTCGGATTGACCGAAGACGTAGACTTGATCATGGGTACCTTCAGTAAATCATTGGCCTCCCTGGGTGGGTTTGTTGCCGCAGATACCGATACCATTGAGTTCCTTAAACACCGTGCCCGTTCCTTAATGTTCTCGGCAAGTATGACACCTGCATCGGTTGCATCCACGCTGAAAGCCCTGGAAATTATCCAAACCGAGCCTGAGCATATCGAGAAATTATGGGCGAACACCAACTACGCCAAGAAATTATTGTTGGATAATGGTTTTGACCTGGGTGCTACCGAAAGCCCGATCCTTCCTGTCTTCGTGCGCAACAACGAGAAAACGTATGTCGTGACCAAGATGTTGCAGGATGATGGGGTATTCGTGAACCCTGTGGTTGCTCCGGCCGTACCAGCGGAAGAATCCCTAATCCGATTCTCTCTAATGGCGACGCATACTTTCGACCAAATTGATGAAGCCGTGGATAAAATGGCTAAAGTATTCAAAGCCTTAGAGGTGGAGAGTTTTATAAGTTAA
- a CDS encoding NAD-dependent epimerase/dehydratase family protein — MKKKIFITGASGFVGSHLVEAAQALGLEVHAAVRKSSKIADIKPFVDKFVYPNMADAEELQQLFEAEQYHYIIHAAAMTKAKEESQMRQVNVGYTRAILTAATQANMPLERITYVSSLAAIGPIPYASERLIDESFPYQPLTVYGRSKQESELMIRQEFPTAPVSVMRPTAVYGPREKDIFILFETMNKGLDPYIGRSPQKLSFIYVKDLVDVLLQGCIVPQEGLQFYNLSDGEVYSRYAMADIFKTVIRKKLLRVHVPFSLVRGVAALSQRLYRNSTKTPVIYPERLHELTAENWGCDISRAKAQLGFQPKFDLEQGLKASLTWYKENNWLK, encoded by the coding sequence ATGAAAAAGAAGATCTTTATAACTGGTGCGAGCGGATTTGTAGGCTCGCACTTAGTTGAAGCCGCCCAAGCCCTGGGGCTTGAAGTCCATGCTGCGGTTCGGAAAAGCAGCAAGATTGCCGATATCAAACCTTTTGTAGATAAATTTGTCTATCCCAATATGGCAGATGCAGAGGAACTTCAGCAGCTTTTCGAAGCCGAACAATACCATTACATCATCCATGCAGCAGCCATGACCAAGGCAAAGGAGGAATCCCAGATGCGCCAGGTCAACGTCGGCTATACGCGCGCCATCCTGACGGCGGCCACACAGGCCAATATGCCGCTGGAGCGGATTACCTATGTCAGCAGTCTCGCAGCGATCGGGCCGATTCCCTATGCCAGCGAACGCTTGATCGATGAATCGTTCCCGTATCAGCCGCTGACCGTCTATGGTCGCAGCAAACAGGAGTCGGAGCTGATGATCCGGCAGGAATTCCCAACGGCACCCGTGTCGGTCATGCGACCTACCGCCGTGTATGGGCCTCGCGAAAAGGATATCTTTATCCTCTTCGAAACCATGAACAAAGGATTGGACCCCTATATCGGGCGCAGTCCGCAAAAATTGAGTTTTATCTACGTGAAGGACCTGGTGGACGTGCTGTTGCAAGGTTGCATCGTTCCGCAGGAAGGCCTTCAGTTCTATAACCTTTCCGATGGGGAAGTATATTCTCGGTACGCCATGGCGGATATCTTTAAAACGGTAATCCGCAAAAAGCTGTTGCGCGTGCATGTTCCGTTCAGCCTGGTGCGCGGTGTCGCGGCACTTTCCCAGCGCCTATACCGGAACTCCACCAAGACCCCGGTCATCTACCCGGAGCGGCTGCACGAGCTGACAGCCGAGAATTGGGGATGCGATATCTCCCGCGCAAAAGCGCAATTGGGCTTCCAGCCAAAGTTTGACCTCGAACAGGGGTTGAAGGCGAGCCTGACCTGGTACAAAGAAAATAATTGGCTTAAATAG
- a CDS encoding CDP-alcohol phosphatidyltransferase family protein, with translation MSDGKINKKLFQDRKRTNILSNPEQRLITYLVPRIPNWISSDGLTAIGMFGSLMILGSFLLAEYVHINYLLLGIVGFFVQWFGDSLDGRIAFYRNKSRKWYGFALDIVMDWVSTVFIGLGYVLYAQGDFKYLGFTLVALYGWAMIISQLRYRITDQYTIDAGLMGPTEIRVIISLVMVLEVFVPGSINYSVLAICIILFFINLGDTKKLLAMGDAKDLEEKAKKKAAEEAAQQ, from the coding sequence ATGAGTGACGGTAAAATAAATAAAAAGCTTTTTCAGGATAGAAAGCGGACAAATATATTGAGTAACCCCGAGCAGCGCCTGATTACCTACCTGGTGCCGCGCATCCCGAACTGGATTTCCTCCGACGGCCTGACTGCTATCGGTATGTTCGGATCCCTCATGATCCTCGGCAGTTTCCTGCTGGCGGAATATGTGCACATCAATTACCTCCTTTTGGGGATCGTTGGTTTCTTCGTGCAATGGTTCGGAGATTCCCTGGATGGGCGTATCGCCTTCTACAGGAATAAATCCCGCAAGTGGTACGGATTTGCTTTGGATATCGTGATGGACTGGGTGAGTACGGTCTTTATCGGTTTAGGGTACGTGCTATATGCACAGGGTGATTTCAAATATCTAGGATTTACCCTGGTGGCGCTTTACGGTTGGGCGATGATTATTTCCCAGTTGCGCTATCGGATCACGGATCAGTACACCATCGATGCAGGACTGATGGGGCCTACGGAAATCCGTGTGATCATCTCTTTGGTGATGGTCTTGGAGGTGTTTGTTCCTGGTTCTATCAACTATTCGGTATTGGCCATCTGTATCATCCTGTTCTTTATCAACCTTGGGGACACCAAGAAATTGCTGGCCATGGGTGATGCGAAGGACCTGGAGGAGAAAGCGAAGAAAAAAGCTGCTGAAGAAGCTGCACAACAATAA
- a CDS encoding GtrA family protein produces the protein MNAKVREFLRAQLSAFVGGLSDFGIYTFCYTALKLTAPLSNVISGSLGAVVNFTINRYWSFKSSEMPIGSQLWKFIVVVLCSIGLKTLGVHIFVDKLHWHFLIGKLLIEIVVSLGFNFTMQKYWVFRKER, from the coding sequence ATGAATGCGAAGGTACGTGAATTTCTAAGGGCGCAACTATCGGCATTTGTCGGTGGCCTGTCGGACTTTGGGATCTACACCTTCTGCTATACGGCACTGAAGTTGACCGCTCCGCTTTCCAATGTAATTTCGGGCAGTTTGGGTGCCGTTGTCAACTTTACGATCAATCGGTATTGGTCGTTCAAATCTTCCGAAATGCCCATCGGGAGCCAACTCTGGAAGTTTATCGTCGTGGTGCTCTGCAGCATTGGCTTGAAAACCCTCGGCGTCCATATCTTTGTGGATAAGCTCCACTGGCACTTCCTCATCGGAAAGCTCCTGATCGAAATCGTTGTTTCGCTGGGGTTCAACTTTACGATGCAGAAGTACTGGGTGTTCAGGAAGGAGAGGTGA
- a CDS encoding amidohydrolase, producing MKNLLCFLALAVFALPGMAQHVDLIIHNGKISTLSDQHPDAQAVAIAGNKVLQVGSNQDILKLKGNQTKVIDAKQHRVIPGLFDSHSHVIRGGRFYNTELRWDGVTSLKRALEMLREQAKRTPKGQWVRVVGGWNEYQFEEKRLPTLKEINEATGDVPTFILYLYGKAWVNKSGLATLHITGDTENPPAGLIEKDEQGNPTGLLVAEPSAFVLYSTLAKLPELTTEEKVNSTLQYFTELNRIGVTGVMDAGGGFQNFPDDYGITDSLNKLGMITIRLPYFLYAQKKGTELEDFTKWVGMADVGAHATNKVNQVDYYTAGGGEGLLSDAADFENFLYPRPELPPTLETNLKAIIRLLALKKWPFRIHATYDESITRFLDAIEKVNEQVPLTDNVWFIDHAETISEENMQRIKRLGGGIAIQHRMAFQGELFIKRYGKKPALDAPPIKRILAMDIPVGLGTDGTRVASFNPWIALYWITTGKTVGGNQVMGEDFVLDRTTALRLATHKGYELVRDMDKGKIEKGYFADMVILDEDYFQVDAERIKNITSKLTIVDGKVVYGDTDYSDVAPKKLEVLPSWSPVKYYGGYQTQKK from the coding sequence ATGAAGAATCTCCTCTGTTTTCTTGCCTTAGCTGTCTTTGCTTTGCCTGGAATGGCTCAACATGTCGATCTTATTATCCACAACGGTAAGATCAGTACTTTATCCGATCAACACCCCGATGCGCAGGCTGTTGCCATTGCCGGCAACAAAGTGCTGCAGGTGGGGAGCAACCAAGATATCCTTAAATTAAAAGGTAACCAGACCAAGGTCATCGATGCCAAGCAGCACCGGGTTATCCCTGGACTTTTCGATAGCCACAGCCATGTGATCCGCGGAGGCCGATTCTACAATACCGAGCTTCGGTGGGATGGGGTAACATCCCTGAAGCGGGCTTTGGAGATGTTGAGGGAGCAAGCCAAGCGGACCCCGAAAGGGCAGTGGGTGCGTGTCGTTGGTGGCTGGAATGAATATCAGTTTGAGGAGAAGCGACTTCCAACCCTAAAGGAAATCAATGAGGCTACGGGTGATGTACCGACCTTTATCCTCTACCTGTATGGGAAGGCCTGGGTCAACAAATCTGGACTTGCAACGCTCCATATTACCGGTGATACCGAGAATCCGCCTGCGGGGTTGATCGAGAAGGATGAGCAAGGGAATCCGACCGGACTGCTGGTGGCTGAACCTAGTGCATTTGTCCTCTATTCCACCCTCGCCAAGCTGCCGGAATTGACCACCGAGGAGAAGGTAAACTCAACGCTGCAGTACTTTACCGAATTGAACCGCATTGGGGTTACCGGTGTGATGGATGCCGGCGGAGGCTTCCAGAATTTTCCCGATGATTATGGCATTACCGATTCCCTAAATAAACTGGGCATGATTACCATCCGCCTCCCTTATTTCCTGTATGCACAGAAGAAAGGCACCGAACTGGAGGATTTCACGAAGTGGGTGGGGATGGCCGATGTAGGCGCGCATGCCACCAACAAAGTCAATCAAGTCGACTATTATACCGCAGGTGGGGGCGAAGGATTGCTCAGTGATGCCGCTGATTTCGAGAATTTCCTCTACCCGCGTCCCGAATTGCCGCCAACCTTGGAAACAAACCTCAAAGCCATTATTCGCCTGTTGGCCCTGAAAAAATGGCCATTCCGTATTCATGCCACATACGATGAAAGTATCACACGATTCCTTGACGCCATAGAAAAGGTGAACGAGCAAGTTCCATTGACGGATAATGTCTGGTTCATCGACCATGCTGAAACTATAAGTGAGGAGAATATGCAGCGCATCAAGCGCTTGGGCGGAGGTATTGCCATCCAACACCGTATGGCCTTCCAGGGCGAACTGTTCATCAAGCGCTATGGAAAGAAACCGGCCTTGGATGCGCCACCAATTAAGCGTATACTTGCTATGGACATTCCAGTTGGATTGGGAACGGATGGAACGCGCGTAGCCTCCTTCAACCCATGGATAGCGCTCTACTGGATCACCACGGGGAAAACCGTGGGCGGAAACCAAGTCATGGGTGAGGACTTTGTCCTGGACCGCACGACCGCCCTCCGTTTAGCGACCCATAAAGGCTATGAACTGGTCAGGGATATGGACAAGGGGAAAATCGAAAAAGGCTATTTTGCCGATATGGTTATCCTGGATGAAGATTATTTCCAGGTGGACGCCGAACGGATCAAGAACATCACGTCAAAGCTGACCATTGTTGATGGAAAGGTTGTCTATGGCGATACCGATTACAGCGATGTCGCACCCAAGAAATTGGAAGTCCTGCCGTCATGGTCTCCGGTAAAATATTACGGAGGTTATCAGACGCAAAAGAAATAG
- a CDS encoding alginate export family protein has translation MQPRINLSLFILCGLLLAHIGYAQQPLPAFKPLRYNEDYSYLAKDTARTSYENMKFIPLGKQQYQYLSIGGEARLQYFHAKNEEWGDVPADNDGYILSRFLLHGDFHFGSRFRTFVQLQSSLSGSRIEPSPVDENPLDLHQAFVDVVALQQEETQLTLRLGRQEMSYGSQRLVSVRENPNNRQSFDGVKVMLNRNNTSIDAFYSHYVAVKKQIMDDGFDKNTRFWGVYGTQTNLPVLGNLDLYYLGFSKKKAVYNALTGDEERHSIGSRIWGGYGSWTYDLEGLYQFGQLDALDIQAWTASLNTTYQFVDARFQPELGLKTELISGDKGTGKTLGTFNPMFPKGAYFGLAAVIGPSNLVDLHPSVNFSLSKKLDLTLDYDIFWRMEEQDGIYAVNMSPIYGDGNTNEMHIGNQLTSALLFSPNRFINIRGEWTWFQAGDYLKAVSAGKDFFFSGLTLQLKI, from the coding sequence ATGCAACCTAGAATCAACCTGTCCCTGTTTATCCTATGCGGCTTGCTGCTGGCGCATATTGGGTATGCACAGCAACCGCTACCTGCGTTCAAGCCGTTGCGCTATAACGAGGATTACAGCTATCTGGCGAAGGATACCGCCCGGACAAGCTATGAGAACATGAAATTTATCCCACTTGGGAAACAACAGTATCAGTATTTAAGCATTGGCGGGGAGGCACGTCTGCAATATTTCCATGCCAAAAATGAGGAGTGGGGCGATGTGCCTGCAGATAACGATGGCTATATACTTTCGCGTTTCCTGTTGCACGGTGATTTTCATTTTGGCTCCCGTTTCCGGACATTTGTACAACTCCAGAGCAGCTTGAGCGGCAGCAGAATCGAGCCCAGTCCCGTAGATGAAAACCCCTTGGATCTGCACCAGGCATTTGTGGATGTTGTTGCCCTGCAGCAGGAAGAAACACAATTGACCCTGCGCTTGGGGCGGCAGGAGATGTCCTATGGCTCCCAGCGATTGGTTTCGGTTCGCGAGAATCCGAACAACCGCCAATCCTTTGATGGCGTAAAGGTGATGCTGAACCGGAACAATACCTCAATTGACGCGTTCTACTCCCATTATGTGGCCGTAAAGAAACAGATCATGGATGATGGATTCGATAAAAATACCCGATTCTGGGGTGTTTACGGTACCCAGACTAACCTGCCGGTATTGGGGAATTTGGACCTGTACTATTTGGGTTTTTCGAAGAAAAAAGCGGTGTACAATGCGTTAACAGGTGATGAAGAACGGCACTCCATTGGTTCGCGCATCTGGGGAGGTTACGGTTCATGGACGTATGATCTGGAGGGACTCTATCAATTTGGCCAGCTTGACGCGTTGGATATCCAAGCATGGACGGCTTCCCTGAATACCACTTACCAATTTGTCGATGCGCGCTTTCAGCCTGAATTGGGACTGAAAACAGAACTCATCAGTGGGGATAAGGGTACTGGGAAGACCTTGGGAACGTTCAATCCGATGTTTCCGAAAGGTGCTTATTTTGGTTTGGCAGCCGTGATTGGTCCATCGAATCTGGTCGATCTGCATCCCTCCGTCAACTTCTCCCTATCCAAGAAACTCGATCTGACGCTGGACTACGATATTTTCTGGCGCATGGAAGAACAGGATGGCATCTATGCCGTTAACATGTCGCCCATCTACGGAGACGGAAACACCAACGAAATGCACATCGGAAATCAATTGACCAGTGCATTGCTTTTTTCGCCAAATCGGTTCATCAATATTCGTGGTGAATGGACCTGGTTCCAAGCTGGCGATTACCTGAAAGCCGTCAGCGCAGGAAAAGACTTCTTCTTCTCTGGACTCACATTGCAGTTAAAAATTTAA
- a CDS encoding thermonuclease family protein — MKGLVISTFLYILTSCALEHPDNSTSTSGASAQQSLSKEQFYPIRHVVDGDTFWIEDGSPTGQKIRFIGIDAPENRNAFKKKKEYYGEESKAYLMELLEGKKVRLELDVDPLDPFGRTLAYVYLENGEMVNELIVRTGNGILMTIAPNIKYEERFYKAQQYAREHRLGLWAKEIDKDPRK; from the coding sequence ATGAAAGGTCTTGTTATCTCAACATTTCTTTATATCCTCACTTCCTGTGCGCTTGAGCATCCTGATAATAGCACGTCTACCTCGGGAGCCTCAGCCCAGCAGAGCCTCAGCAAGGAGCAGTTCTATCCCATACGTCATGTTGTAGATGGCGATACGTTTTGGATTGAGGACGGCAGTCCGACAGGACAAAAGATACGATTCATTGGGATCGATGCTCCGGAAAACCGCAATGCCTTTAAGAAGAAAAAAGAATATTACGGAGAAGAATCCAAGGCCTACCTTATGGAATTACTGGAGGGAAAAAAAGTCAGGTTGGAATTGGATGTGGATCCACTGGATCCCTTTGGCCGGACCCTGGCCTATGTCTATCTGGAAAATGGCGAAATGGTCAATGAATTGATCGTCAGAACGGGCAATGGTATCCTGATGACAATTGCTCCGAATATTAAATATGAAGAACGCTTTTACAAAGCGCAACAATATGCCCGTGAGCATAGACTCGGCTTATGGGCGAAGGAAATAGATAAAGATCCTCGGAAATAG
- a CDS encoding DNA-binding protein: MDTQMKGLDFQEVRRIRKLLEKIYLLNEQHFPLLSEYLEQISSSMENGNPAETDDPTKQTLLDALDLMQLMKISRSTYYRLKNAKMIRPIKVGSKDYFTQAEIKRILNRK, encoded by the coding sequence ATGGACACACAGATGAAAGGCTTGGATTTCCAAGAGGTGAGACGAATCCGGAAGCTGTTGGAGAAAATCTACCTATTGAATGAGCAACACTTCCCCTTGCTCAGTGAATATTTGGAACAGATCAGTTCTTCCATGGAAAATGGCAACCCTGCCGAAACAGATGATCCCACCAAACAGACCTTACTCGATGCCCTTGATCTTATGCAGTTAATGAAAATCAGTAGATCCACCTACTATAGGTTGAAAAATGCGAAAATGATCCGTCCGATCAAGGTCGGAAGTAAAGATTACTTTACGCAAGCAGAAATTAAAAGGATTTTGAATAGAAAATAA